One part of the Terrimicrobium sacchariphilum genome encodes these proteins:
- a CDS encoding OmpA family protein: MTGPLRLACLLAAIALAGCDRKAAPAAASTPTPAPVNEPGYAGVPEPSASPAASEAPSGQVVAPEQVNTDSANAENQAVKTEVLSRIDVMPNLTPEEKDKLYVQVERARGMGKIITIPFASGKTAVGATEIAALQEVIKLPQVQKFASDPTVVFVVLGFADKKGDPGKNQAISLQRADSVVSTLKRSGILNVTHAVGMGSSEIFDAQNLDKNRVVEVWAVLP; this comes from the coding sequence ATGACTGGTCCGTTGCGACTCGCCTGCCTGCTGGCAGCCATCGCTCTCGCCGGGTGCGACCGCAAGGCCGCGCCCGCTGCGGCAAGCACACCGACTCCAGCCCCGGTTAATGAACCAGGCTATGCCGGAGTGCCCGAGCCATCCGCCAGCCCTGCGGCGTCGGAAGCGCCCTCGGGGCAAGTGGTCGCACCGGAACAAGTCAATACCGACTCCGCCAACGCGGAAAACCAGGCGGTAAAGACCGAGGTGCTCTCGCGCATCGACGTCATGCCAAACCTGACCCCCGAGGAAAAGGACAAGCTCTACGTGCAGGTGGAGCGCGCCCGGGGGATGGGCAAGATCATCACGATCCCCTTCGCATCAGGCAAAACCGCCGTCGGCGCCACGGAAATCGCCGCCCTTCAGGAGGTGATCAAGTTGCCGCAGGTGCAAAAATTCGCGTCAGACCCGACGGTGGTTTTTGTGGTTCTCGGGTTCGCCGACAAGAAGGGCGATCCCGGCAAGAACCAGGCCATTTCCCTCCAACGTGCGGACAGCGTGGTTTCCACCCTCAAGCGCAGCGGTATTCTCAATGTCACCCACGCGGTCGGGATGGGCAGCTCGGAAATCTTCGACGCTCAGAATCTCGACAAGAACCGCGTGGTGGAGGTCTGGGCCGTCCTCCCGTAA
- a CDS encoding ATP-binding cassette domain-containing protein, which yields MSSEIETREGLAPIPLKDGLVLGRGAEAGALLPDPAVSRRHAQLRSTPEGWIIEDLGSRSGSFLNGRVFQRERLVLGDVLRIGPFFLRYDGHFLRETLGATGARLEAISLGKIASGHTILSDVSLVVEPCQFVGVIGPSGAGKSTLLDALCALRPATSGSVRLDHVDLYKHYESLREELGYVPQDDIVPLELTVRDALWYGAKLRLPAGTPGAEISRLVDHTIAQIGLAERANTPVGRLSGGQRKRVSVGAELLCRPRLMFLDEPTSGLDPAAETRLMQSLRELSTNGCTIVCTTHVMGNAYLFDKLAVVNAGRLVFFGEPAAALRHFGVEHLENLYERLEILDPAGIPPSLPPSEEPASEPMLAARAKRPAALPILLMRQWAILRSDWKNLLLALGQPVFIALLVTWVSKESPLALFFAYIATLWFGCGNAAQEIVKELPMFRRERLIGLGRHEYLLAKFLSLARITIIQSLLLYGVMQITAGGLKGSIGWQVAGLVLTATASVGIGLAISALSRSVLQAVMLVPLVLIPQILFSGFTPSAGDMKDGPYLVSRLMPSAAVQSVMDVSLFWDQKITGSMRVDYPSSFSNLNRDRSLRNGQVFTNAGPAWQGLGTLALWALVSYWVAWFALRGKERG from the coding sequence ATGAGCAGCGAGATCGAGACCCGGGAAGGCCTGGCTCCCATCCCGCTTAAGGATGGACTCGTACTCGGTCGCGGTGCGGAGGCGGGCGCGTTATTGCCTGATCCCGCAGTTTCCCGCCGCCATGCCCAGCTCCGATCCACACCGGAGGGATGGATCATCGAGGATCTCGGCAGCCGCAGTGGATCGTTTCTTAACGGCCGGGTGTTTCAGCGCGAGCGCCTCGTCCTCGGCGATGTCCTGCGCATCGGTCCGTTTTTCCTCAGGTACGACGGGCATTTCCTGAGGGAAACTCTTGGCGCCACCGGAGCGAGGCTGGAAGCCATCAGCCTCGGCAAGATCGCATCGGGCCATACGATTCTCTCCGATGTGTCGTTGGTCGTGGAGCCGTGTCAGTTCGTCGGCGTCATCGGCCCCAGCGGTGCGGGAAAGAGCACACTCCTCGATGCGCTGTGCGCGTTGCGTCCGGCCACGTCGGGGTCTGTTCGTCTGGATCACGTCGATCTTTACAAGCACTATGAGAGCCTGCGCGAGGAACTCGGCTACGTGCCGCAGGACGATATCGTCCCGTTGGAACTCACCGTCCGCGATGCGTTGTGGTACGGGGCGAAGCTGCGCCTGCCTGCCGGAACTCCCGGCGCGGAAATCTCCCGGCTGGTCGATCACACCATCGCCCAGATCGGTCTGGCGGAACGAGCCAATACACCGGTGGGCAGGCTTTCCGGCGGCCAGCGCAAGCGCGTGAGTGTCGGAGCCGAGCTGCTCTGCCGCCCTCGCCTCATGTTTCTCGACGAGCCGACATCGGGGCTCGACCCGGCAGCGGAAACGCGGCTGATGCAGTCTCTCCGGGAGCTTTCCACCAATGGCTGCACCATCGTCTGCACGACGCATGTGATGGGCAATGCCTATCTCTTCGACAAGCTCGCGGTGGTGAATGCCGGCCGGCTGGTCTTTTTCGGTGAACCCGCGGCGGCGCTCCGCCACTTTGGCGTCGAGCATCTGGAAAATCTTTACGAGCGTCTGGAGATTCTTGATCCGGCTGGCATTCCTCCTTCCCTGCCGCCGAGCGAGGAGCCTGCCTCGGAACCGATGCTCGCGGCCCGCGCGAAACGACCGGCGGCGCTGCCCATCCTGCTCATGCGCCAATGGGCCATCCTGCGGTCGGATTGGAAAAACCTCCTGCTCGCGCTCGGCCAGCCGGTCTTCATAGCGTTGCTGGTGACCTGGGTCTCGAAGGAATCGCCTCTCGCCCTCTTCTTCGCCTACATCGCAACGCTGTGGTTCGGGTGCGGGAATGCCGCGCAGGAGATCGTGAAGGAACTGCCCATGTTCCGCCGCGAACGGCTCATCGGCCTGGGCCGCCATGAGTATCTGCTGGCAAAGTTCCTCTCCCTAGCCCGCATCACCATCATCCAAAGCCTGCTTCTCTATGGCGTGATGCAAATCACGGCGGGCGGATTGAAAGGCTCGATCGGCTGGCAGGTTGCGGGACTCGTCCTTACGGCCACCGCCTCGGTAGGAATCGGCCTCGCCATTTCCGCGCTTTCCCGCAGCGTTCTCCAGGCCGTGATGCTCGTGCCACTGGTCTTGATCCCGCAGATTCTCTTCTCCGGCTTCACTCCGTCAGCAGGCGACATGAAGGATGGACCGTATCTCGTGTCCCGCCTGATGCCGAGTGCGGCGGTGCAATCGGTCATGGATGTGAGCCTGTTCTGGGATCAGAAAATCACAGGCTCGATGCGGGTGGATTATCCCTCGTCATTTTCCAATCTGAACCGCGACCGCTCGCTACGGAACGGACAAGTCTTTACCAACGCAGGCCCGGCCTGGCAGGGACTTGGCACCCTCGCCCTCTGGGCGCTGGTCTCCTATTGGGTCGCGTGGTTCGCGCTACGCGGCAAGGAACGCGGTTAG
- the accD gene encoding acetyl-CoA carboxylase, carboxyltransferase subunit beta, protein MPIFRKPFLKNIVSKTREMPEGLWTKCPSCSEVIHNLALEENLRICPKCEHHFTMGSKERIASLIDEGTFEETDANMTSVDTLEFKGVATYTNRLKSYQDKTGLTDAVITGTGKIDGKPVGIAVMDFSFLAATMGSVVGEKITRIIELSTKKKMGVVIVCASGGARMYEGMLSLMQMAKTSGALARHAEARLPYLTVLTNPTTAGVMASYASLGDVLIAEPKSMIGFAGPRVIKETTHQDLPPGFQTAEFLEKHGLIDIVASRTKLRGVISQLLDYLAPASK, encoded by the coding sequence ATGCCCATTTTTCGTAAGCCCTTTCTCAAGAACATCGTCAGCAAAACCCGCGAGATGCCTGAAGGACTCTGGACCAAATGCCCCAGCTGCTCCGAGGTGATTCACAATCTCGCCTTGGAGGAAAACCTCCGCATCTGCCCAAAGTGCGAACACCACTTCACCATGGGATCGAAGGAGCGTATTGCCTCCCTCATTGACGAAGGAACCTTTGAGGAAACGGATGCGAACATGACCTCCGTGGATACCCTGGAGTTCAAGGGCGTGGCGACCTACACGAACCGCCTCAAGAGCTATCAGGACAAGACGGGCCTCACCGACGCCGTCATCACGGGTACCGGAAAGATCGACGGCAAGCCGGTGGGTATCGCCGTGATGGATTTCAGCTTTCTCGCCGCCACCATGGGTTCCGTGGTCGGGGAAAAGATCACCCGCATCATCGAGCTCTCGACCAAGAAGAAGATGGGCGTCGTCATCGTCTGCGCCTCCGGCGGAGCCCGCATGTACGAGGGCATGCTCAGCCTCATGCAGATGGCCAAGACCAGCGGCGCTCTCGCCCGCCATGCCGAGGCTCGTCTGCCGTACCTCACCGTTTTGACCAATCCCACTACCGCCGGTGTGATGGCGAGCTACGCCTCGCTTGGCGACGTGCTCATCGCGGAGCCGAAGAGCATGATCGGCTTCGCCGGTCCCCGCGTGATCAAGGAGACCACGCATCAAGACCTGCCTCCCGGCTTTCAGACCGCGGAATTCCTCGAGAAGCACGGTCTCATCGATATCGTGGCCTCGCGGACGAAGCTGCGCGGCGTGATCAGCCAGCTTCTCGACTACCTCGCTCCGGCCAGCAAGTGA
- a CDS encoding N-acetylmuramoyl-L-alanine amidase family protein, whose product MKRLLLTALLLISFHPVQARLSPLALPPDWSRLNVYQGTITRADFVDLLDRVYAPNGAWQKYITVTDAGAVIRTGSEPFVLRFAPDRGSAKAPVNYWRPRSALPHEEPGKPLAGLRIAIDPGHIGGTWAKMEERWFQIGSSKPVTEGDMTLKVAKLLVPRLEELGAEVVLTRAKAWPVTSSRPSQLVKAARASLEDKNAAVTDESLQKESEKLFYRVAEIRRRAKLVNDSFRPDLVLCLHFNAEAWGDENNPKLLDENHLHFLVTGSFSADELDYEDQRFEMLTKLLNRSLSEEVALTNSLSKSMVAQTGLPPYVYRQANAIRVNGNDYIWARNLLANRLFSCPVVYVEPYVMNNKLVFDRIQAGDYSGRREFGGIMRKSIYREYADGIVDGLLAYYSKRSL is encoded by the coding sequence GTGAAGCGCCTCCTGCTGACCGCCTTGCTTCTGATTTCGTTCCACCCCGTTCAGGCCCGGCTCAGCCCGCTGGCATTGCCTCCGGACTGGTCCCGCCTCAATGTCTACCAGGGGACCATCACCCGTGCCGATTTCGTGGATCTTCTCGACCGGGTCTACGCTCCAAACGGAGCTTGGCAAAAATACATCACCGTGACGGATGCCGGAGCGGTCATCCGTACAGGGAGTGAACCCTTTGTGCTGCGCTTCGCCCCGGATCGCGGCAGCGCAAAAGCCCCCGTGAACTACTGGCGGCCGCGCTCCGCTCTGCCCCACGAGGAGCCGGGCAAGCCGTTGGCAGGCCTTCGTATTGCCATCGACCCAGGCCACATCGGGGGTACCTGGGCCAAGATGGAAGAGCGCTGGTTCCAGATTGGGAGTTCCAAGCCCGTGACGGAAGGCGATATGACGCTGAAGGTGGCCAAACTGCTGGTTCCACGACTTGAGGAACTGGGAGCGGAGGTCGTTCTCACCCGTGCCAAGGCGTGGCCGGTCACCTCATCTCGCCCTAGCCAACTGGTCAAAGCAGCCCGTGCCTCTCTGGAGGATAAAAATGCCGCCGTCACCGATGAATCCCTGCAAAAGGAGAGCGAAAAGCTTTTTTACCGAGTCGCGGAGATCCGCCGTCGGGCCAAGCTGGTCAACGACAGCTTCCGCCCAGACCTTGTCCTGTGCCTACACTTCAACGCCGAGGCGTGGGGCGATGAAAACAACCCCAAGCTACTGGATGAAAATCACTTACACTTTCTCGTCACAGGATCCTTTAGCGCGGATGAGCTGGATTATGAGGATCAGCGATTTGAAATGCTGACAAAGCTGTTGAACAGGTCTCTCTCCGAGGAGGTTGCCTTGACCAACTCCCTCTCGAAATCCATGGTCGCACAAACGGGGCTGCCCCCCTACGTGTATCGGCAGGCCAATGCCATCCGGGTCAACGGAAATGACTACATCTGGGCTCGCAACCTCCTGGCCAATCGACTGTTTTCCTGCCCGGTCGTCTACGTCGAGCCCTATGTGATGAATAACAAGCTCGTTTTTGACCGTATTCAGGCCGGGGATTACTCCGGGCGGAGGGAGTTTGGCGGCATAATGCGAAAAAGTATCTACCGCGAATATGCGGATGGGATTGTCGACGGGCTTCTGGCGTATTATTCCAAACGTTCCCTGTGA
- a CDS encoding NfeD family protein: MKWLIIPLLALLAVPVHAEESKIREGSVVVLPIEGEVSEAQFYFMRRILKEAEAAKASAFVINMDTYGGSLGAAVKMQDALMKSPIPTITYVNPNAGSAGALIALSTRRVFMAPVSAIGAAAPVMGGGEDLQETMNAKVVSYFSGYFRSAAERNGYNPEVAEAFINKDKEVKIGDQIINPAGKLLTLSAQEAVKVYNGKPLLASGIADSLDDLARKAGLNPQEIVKIEPSGFETVARWITLLAPFLMMAGILAAYIEFKSPGFGVPGVIAAICFLLFFFGHYIAGLTGFEVAAFFFLGVILIVVELLFFPGIAVLAALGLLLMLGSLFFAMVDYYPAQPLNLDWELVARPLVNLGIALLLAAIGMMLLAKYFPHLPFFRRVILSPAISAGPALPVDAVVRAPTLNVGTVGKARTILRPAGKADIEGMLVDVVTDGEFIDPGASIRVLRVEGEKVVVGAVR; this comes from the coding sequence GTGAAGTGGCTGATCATCCCTCTCCTCGCCCTGCTCGCCGTCCCCGTCCACGCGGAGGAATCGAAAATCCGCGAGGGTTCCGTCGTCGTCCTGCCTATTGAAGGAGAGGTCAGCGAAGCGCAATTTTACTTCATGCGTCGCATCCTCAAGGAGGCGGAAGCAGCGAAGGCCTCTGCCTTTGTCATCAATATGGACACCTACGGCGGCAGCCTCGGTGCAGCGGTGAAAATGCAGGATGCGCTAATGAAGTCGCCCATCCCGACCATCACGTATGTAAACCCCAATGCGGGTTCCGCCGGGGCACTCATCGCGCTCTCAACACGCAGGGTCTTCATGGCTCCGGTGAGCGCGATCGGCGCAGCCGCTCCGGTGATGGGCGGCGGCGAGGATTTGCAGGAGACGATGAATGCCAAGGTCGTTTCGTATTTCTCCGGCTACTTCCGCAGTGCGGCGGAAAGGAACGGCTATAACCCCGAGGTTGCCGAGGCCTTCATCAACAAGGACAAGGAGGTCAAGATCGGCGACCAGATCATCAACCCCGCCGGGAAGCTCCTCACCCTGAGCGCTCAGGAAGCGGTGAAAGTGTACAACGGCAAACCGCTGCTCGCCTCCGGCATCGCAGATTCGCTTGATGATCTAGCCAGAAAGGCTGGCCTCAATCCGCAGGAAATCGTCAAGATCGAGCCGAGTGGATTTGAGACAGTCGCCCGATGGATCACACTGCTCGCTCCTTTTCTCATGATGGCGGGAATTCTCGCCGCCTACATTGAGTTCAAGTCTCCGGGATTCGGCGTCCCGGGCGTGATTGCGGCGATCTGCTTCCTGCTCTTTTTCTTCGGCCACTATATCGCAGGACTAACGGGGTTTGAAGTCGCTGCATTCTTCTTCCTGGGCGTCATCCTCATCGTCGTCGAACTGCTCTTTTTCCCCGGCATTGCAGTCCTCGCCGCGCTCGGGCTCCTCCTCATGCTTGGTTCGTTATTCTTTGCAATGGTGGATTACTATCCTGCCCAGCCGCTGAATCTCGATTGGGAATTGGTTGCCCGCCCTCTCGTCAATCTCGGCATTGCCCTCCTGCTGGCGGCAATCGGCATGATGCTCCTCGCGAAATATTTCCCACACCTGCCTTTTTTCCGACGCGTCATTCTCAGCCCGGCCATCTCGGCGGGTCCAGCCCTGCCAGTGGACGCAGTAGTACGGGCGCCGACTCTCAATGTCGGTACGGTAGGAAAAGCCCGAACGATCCTCCGCCCTGCAGGCAAGGCGGATATTGAAGGAATGCTGGTCGATGTGGTTACAGATGGCGAATTCATCGATCCCGGTGCCTCGATCCGCGTCCTCCGTGTAGAAGGAGAGAAAGTCGTTGTCGGTGCCGTCCGCTGA
- a CDS encoding redoxin domain-containing protein: MALPVGSKAPDFTLKSAGPNGLEDITLSSNFGVQATVLLFFPLAFTSVCTQEFCDLTAGLSRYSDLNADVIGISVDSPFAQDAWAKKEKITIKLASDLNKETTKAYDVLFPALAGIGDTAARAAFVIGKDGVIYYSEQTPSPKELPSFDKIEQVLSTLTL, from the coding sequence ATGGCACTTCCCGTAGGCTCAAAAGCCCCCGATTTCACCCTCAAGTCTGCCGGCCCGAATGGACTCGAAGACATTACGCTGAGCAGCAACTTCGGTGTTCAAGCCACCGTCCTTCTGTTTTTCCCACTCGCTTTCACCAGTGTATGCACGCAGGAATTCTGCGATCTTACAGCCGGCCTGAGCCGGTACTCCGACCTGAATGCCGACGTCATCGGCATCAGCGTCGACAGCCCGTTCGCGCAGGACGCCTGGGCCAAGAAGGAGAAAATCACGATCAAGCTCGCCAGCGATCTCAACAAGGAGACGACCAAGGCCTACGACGTGCTCTTCCCTGCTCTTGCCGGAATCGGTGACACGGCAGCCCGTGCCGCTTTCGTCATCGGCAAGGACGGCGTGATCTATTACAGCGAGCAGACCCCGAGTCCGAAGGAACTTCCCAGCTTCGATAAAATCGAGCAGGTCCTCAGCACTCTCACCCTGTAA
- a CDS encoding bifunctional folylpolyglutamate synthase/dihydrofolate synthase, producing the protein MTSAEALAWLYSTQQFGIKLGLDNTRALLALLGNPEKDLRFLHVAGTNGKGSVCAFLDSLCRAHGLRTGLYTSPHLVEFGERIRVNGAMIPDAKVVDVLTLIRRETEGWVHSPTYFEIVTALGIRHFADEGCDIVILETGMGGRLDSTNAVTPLVSVITPVDFDHMKWLGDTLAAIAGEKAGIIKPGVPVVSGRQQAPAAEVLRATAREKNAPIEFVDDPLEGYELGIPGSVQKLNAALALRTLAAAEISLIDAEIRAGLKSATWPGRFQVLADGTVLDGGHNPQAAECLVQHWIERFGDEKAVVVFGALSDKDYSQMLGSIAKISREFYFVPTRSQRAEAPANFHVGVPSQVKESLATGIAAARQSGGRMLITGSLFLVGEAMELLGVRP; encoded by the coding sequence GTGACCTCCGCCGAGGCGCTCGCGTGGCTGTATTCCACGCAGCAGTTTGGGATCAAGCTCGGGTTGGATAATACCCGGGCCTTGCTCGCGCTCCTCGGCAATCCCGAGAAAGACCTGCGCTTCCTTCATGTGGCAGGGACGAATGGCAAGGGCTCGGTCTGCGCGTTTCTGGATTCGCTCTGCCGCGCGCATGGGCTGCGGACCGGGCTTTATACGTCGCCGCATCTCGTGGAGTTCGGCGAACGCATTCGCGTCAACGGCGCGATGATACCGGACGCAAAGGTGGTCGATGTCCTGACCCTGATCCGCCGCGAGACGGAGGGCTGGGTGCATTCCCCGACCTACTTTGAAATCGTGACGGCTCTCGGTATCCGACATTTCGCCGACGAGGGCTGCGATATCGTGATTCTCGAAACCGGCATGGGCGGTCGGCTCGACTCGACCAATGCGGTCACGCCTCTGGTCTCGGTGATTACTCCCGTGGACTTCGATCACATGAAATGGCTGGGCGATACGCTCGCGGCCATCGCGGGGGAAAAGGCGGGGATTATCAAGCCGGGCGTCCCGGTCGTCAGTGGTCGCCAGCAGGCTCCGGCAGCAGAGGTTCTCCGGGCCACCGCCCGGGAAAAAAATGCGCCTATCGAGTTTGTGGACGATCCGCTGGAGGGGTACGAACTCGGTATCCCGGGATCAGTTCAGAAGCTGAATGCCGCGCTGGCTCTGCGGACTTTGGCTGCGGCGGAAATATCTCTTATCGACGCCGAGATCCGGGCGGGTTTGAAATCCGCCACTTGGCCTGGACGTTTTCAGGTGCTGGCCGATGGCACAGTACTGGATGGCGGGCATAATCCGCAGGCGGCGGAGTGTCTGGTGCAGCACTGGATCGAGCGCTTCGGAGACGAGAAAGCGGTCGTGGTCTTCGGAGCCCTGAGCGACAAGGACTACTCGCAGATGCTGGGCTCGATCGCGAAGATTTCCCGCGAGTTTTATTTCGTCCCGACTCGCAGCCAGCGCGCCGAGGCTCCGGCGAATTTCCATGTGGGCGTTCCGTCGCAGGTGAAGGAATCGCTCGCGACAGGCATCGCCGCCGCCCGACAGTCCGGCGGCCGCATGCTGATCACTGGCTCCCTTTTCCTCGTGGGCGAGGCGATGGAGCTTCTCGGCGTACGGCCTTAG
- the pyrE gene encoding orotate phosphoribosyltransferase, whose translation MNEVLDLFRQTGALLNGHFILRSGLHSREFFQCALLLQDATIAAQVCGMLAEQLSAYDATTVVSPAVGGIIVGQEVARHLGKKHIFVEKDGNGGLVLRRGFTITPGERFLVAEDVVTRGGRVQETIQIIKDHGGVVVAAGSIVDRSGGNLPDFGCPFVSLVQMTPETFEADNIPADLAGIPAIKPGSK comes from the coding sequence ATGAACGAAGTCCTCGATCTCTTCCGCCAGACCGGCGCTCTCCTCAACGGCCATTTCATTCTGCGTTCCGGGTTGCATAGCAGGGAATTCTTCCAGTGCGCCCTGCTCCTTCAGGATGCCACCATCGCTGCGCAGGTTTGCGGTATGCTCGCGGAGCAGCTCTCAGCCTATGACGCAACGACGGTAGTCTCGCCGGCTGTCGGCGGTATCATCGTCGGTCAGGAGGTGGCCCGTCATCTCGGCAAGAAGCACATCTTTGTGGAAAAGGATGGCAACGGCGGCCTCGTGCTGCGCCGTGGGTTCACCATCACGCCGGGCGAGCGCTTTCTCGTCGCGGAGGACGTGGTCACGCGCGGCGGCCGGGTGCAGGAAACGATCCAGATCATCAAGGATCACGGCGGCGTGGTCGTGGCGGCAGGGTCCATCGTGGATCGTAGCGGAGGGAATCTGCCAGATTTCGGGTGCCCATTTGTTTCACTGGTTCAGATGACTCCCGAGACATTTGAAGCGGACAACATTCCCGCTGATCTTGCAGGCATTCCGGCGATCAAACCCGGCAGCAAATAA
- a CDS encoding ParA family protein: protein MKIIAVANQKGGVGKTTTTLSLSAALAEKGVRVLLVDVDPQGNASSALGASGEKGSLYHALIGEKPAAEMVYSTRIENLWTIPATLDLAGAEVEVARMEGHLTQLRRVLSPLKDLGLYDYLFLDCPPSLGILMSNALSAADEILVPIQCEYYALEGLGLLMQVTEQIRASGANPDLSLCGLLMTMYDGRTNLNPAVVKEVRNHFQEVVFDTLIPRTVRFAEAPSHGRTIIEHDPAGQGAEAYRALAGEFLERQKKGVAFVSGATAHHS from the coding sequence GTGAAGATCATAGCCGTTGCCAACCAGAAGGGCGGAGTCGGAAAGACCACGACGACGCTGAGCCTCTCCGCCGCACTCGCCGAAAAGGGCGTGCGCGTCCTGCTCGTGGACGTCGATCCGCAGGGCAATGCCAGTAGCGCACTCGGGGCCTCAGGTGAGAAGGGCAGCCTGTACCACGCCCTCATCGGAGAGAAACCCGCCGCCGAGATGGTCTACTCGACCCGAATCGAGAACCTCTGGACCATCCCCGCGACGCTCGACCTCGCAGGTGCTGAGGTGGAGGTCGCCCGGATGGAGGGTCACCTGACCCAACTCCGCCGTGTCCTCAGCCCGCTGAAAGACCTCGGCCTCTACGATTATCTTTTCCTCGATTGCCCACCTTCGCTGGGCATCCTGATGTCCAACGCCCTCTCCGCGGCCGACGAAATCCTCGTCCCGATCCAATGCGAATACTACGCGCTGGAAGGCCTCGGCCTTCTCATGCAGGTGACCGAGCAGATACGCGCGTCGGGAGCCAATCCTGACCTGTCTCTCTGCGGGTTGCTCATGACCATGTACGATGGACGTACGAATCTGAACCCCGCTGTGGTCAAGGAAGTGCGTAATCACTTCCAGGAAGTCGTCTTCGATACGCTCATTCCCCGCACGGTTCGTTTTGCCGAGGCTCCGAGCCACGGTCGCACCATTATCGAGCACGACCCCGCCGGACAGGGTGCAGAGGCCTATCGAGCACTCGCAGGGGAATTTCTCGAACGCCAGAAGAAAGGCGTTGCCTTTGTCAGCGGCGCAACTGCCCACCATTCTTGA
- a CDS encoding ComF family protein: MPVLDACRIGLETLRDLFFPAHCSGCLCAVSGEDLCPECQADLKPITPPRCPVCSRPSRGTLGSFVCTNCGDRDFHFDYAVACWESRGVLREMIHRLKYGRELTLAPVLGRLLSEGLADERIRGRTFDGLVPVPLFSTREREREFNQSEILARQLQKRCNVPIVKVLRRIRSTTTQTHFDRHMRMQNLRDAFALRQNVSVQGQKLLLVDDVFTTGSTLDECARVLREGGAHSVCALTLARG; the protein is encoded by the coding sequence ATGCCAGTGCTCGACGCGTGCCGGATCGGGCTTGAGACCCTGCGGGATCTCTTTTTCCCCGCGCATTGTTCGGGATGTCTTTGTGCGGTGAGCGGAGAGGATCTCTGCCCGGAGTGCCAGGCCGACCTGAAACCCATCACCCCGCCGAGGTGCCCGGTTTGCTCGCGTCCCTCCCGGGGCACGCTGGGCTCCTTTGTCTGCACGAACTGCGGGGATCGCGACTTTCACTTCGACTACGCCGTGGCCTGCTGGGAAAGCCGGGGCGTCCTGCGGGAGATGATCCACCGCCTGAAGTACGGTCGCGAGCTCACTCTGGCCCCGGTTCTCGGGCGGCTTTTGAGCGAAGGGCTGGCCGACGAACGCATCCGGGGACGCACCTTTGACGGCCTCGTTCCCGTGCCGCTTTTCTCCACAAGGGAGCGGGAACGGGAGTTCAATCAGTCCGAAATTCTGGCCCGACAGTTGCAAAAACGGTGTAACGTTCCTATTGTGAAAGTCTTGCGCCGAATTCGATCCACCACGACCCAAACGCATTTCGATCGCCATATGCGCATGCAAAACTTGCGGGATGCCTTCGCTCTACGGCAGAATGTCTCCGTGCAAGGTCAAAAGCTTCTCTTGGTGGACGATGTGTTCACCACAGGCTCCACACTCGATGAATGCGCCCGTGTCCTCCGTGAAGGCGGAGCCCATTCCGTTTGCGCGCTCACTCTCGCCCGCGGCTAA